A genomic segment from Nymphalis io chromosome 7, ilAglIoxx1.1, whole genome shotgun sequence encodes:
- the LOC126769680 gene encoding uncharacterized protein LOC126769680 isoform X1 — protein MYKTVRHGENSLQYTILPQTEEILNNSGLKGKGRDYSPSIHVRRSRRKSALKYILLIIVGIIIALAFASVPLYVLNGALYARRIHHDHHEIMTSAPLTPAGREIVKSRKKELKIAAEILSTITPKLESSVAPSTSTTTTSSTTIPTTIISERATTPPWTMPALRSWKFSTSSTTIQPIPTEDNEEIPLVGTPSGSVRLLDNYMSMSMKPWEKDIIIKPTITPEPITIRNVFRYYSRTFKPSEEPVTINSKLFDDVLITTKSTTTQTPMTTELVKTTEKSIMKDLKDTLLSVDDDEEFKESLEEDEVFSLPPLKPDSVAPGTDSDEVTVAKATDNGWYGAKWPFVDTSSYFQWTGYSPGDNLLLPLLVAALSSIVLVLLLAFAVRRRKRTTTASAQIGKLTADLQADDNTNLLTAENPEEIEE, from the exons ATGTACAAGACGGTGAGACACGGCGAGAACAGCCTTCAGTATACTATATTGCCACAAACGGAAGAAATCCTTAATAACAGTGGATTGAAAGGCAAAGGCCGTGATTATAGTCCCTCTATTCATGTAAGACGTTCAAGGAGAAAGtctgctttaaaatatattttgttaataatagtcGGAATAATAATTGCACTAGCTTTTGCATCTGTTCCACTTTATGTTCTTAATGGTGCGCTCTATGCTCGAAGAATTCACCACGATCACCATGAAATTATGACTTCAGCGCCATTGACACCAGCGGGGAGAGAAATTGTAAAATCACGAAAAAAGGAACTCAAAATTGCAGCTGAAATCTTATCAACCATAACTCCAAAATTAGAATCAAGTGTAGCTCCATCGACTTCGACTACTACTACTTCCTCCACAACAATCCCAACTACAATAATTAGCGAAAGAGCAACCACACCACCTTGGACTATGCCTGCTTTAAGATCTTGGAAATTTTCTACCTCTTCTACAACTATACAACCGATACCAACAGAAGATAATGAAGAAATTCCTTTAGTAGGAACCCCATCTGGTAGTGTGCGCTTATTAGACAATTACATGTCAATGTCAATGAAGCCTTGggaaaaagatataattataaaacctacCATAACACCTGAACCAATCACTATCCGGAATGTTTTTAGATATTATTCCCGTACATTCAAGCCGTCGGAGGAACCAGTTACTATAAACTCAAAGTTATTTGATGACGTATTAATTACTACAAAATCTACGACCACCCAAACTCCTATGACTACTGAGTTAGTTAAAACAACTGAAAAGTCAATCATGAAAGATTTGAAAGATACACTATTATCAGTAGATGACGATGAAGAATTTAAAGAATCTTTGGAAGAAGACGAAGTTTTTTCCCTACCGCCTTTAAAGCCGGACTCCGTGGCGCCAGGAACAGATTCAGACGAAGTAACAGTTGCGAAAGCGACTGACAACGGCTGGTACGGTGCGAAGTGGCCATTCGTCGATACGTCATCTTACTTCCAATGGACG GGATACTCTCCTGGAGATAATCTGCTTCTACCGCTACTGGTTGCGGCGTTATCCTCAATCGTTTTAGTGCTGCTCCTGGCGTTCGCTGTGAGACGCCGCAAGAGGACTACAACGGCATCAGCTCAAATTGGT AAGTTAACCGCCGACCTACAAGCGGATGACAACACTAACCTATTGACCGCAGAGAATCCAGAAGAGATCGAAGAGTGA
- the LOC126769680 gene encoding uncharacterized protein LOC126769680 isoform X2, with protein MYKTVRHGENSLQYTILPQTEEILNNSGLKGKGRDYSPSIHVRRSRRKSALKYILLIIVGIIIALAFASVPLYVLNGALYARRIHHDHHEIMTSAPLTPAGREIVKSRKKELKIAAEILSTITPKLESSVAPSTSTTTTSSTTIPTTIISERATTPPWTMPALRSWKFSTSSTTIQPIPTEDNEEIPLVGTPSGSVRLLDNYMSMSMKPWEKDIIIKPTITPEPITIRNVFRYYSRTFKPSEEPVTINSKLFDDVLITTKSTTTQTPMTTELVKTTEKSIMKDLKDTLLSVDDDEEFKESLEEDEVFSLPPLKPDSVAPGTDSDEVTVAKATDNGWYGAKWPFVDTSSYFQWTGYSPGDNLLLPLLVAALSSIVLVLLLAFAVRRRKRTTTASAQIGLTADLQADDNTNLLTAENPEEIEE; from the exons ATGTACAAGACGGTGAGACACGGCGAGAACAGCCTTCAGTATACTATATTGCCACAAACGGAAGAAATCCTTAATAACAGTGGATTGAAAGGCAAAGGCCGTGATTATAGTCCCTCTATTCATGTAAGACGTTCAAGGAGAAAGtctgctttaaaatatattttgttaataatagtcGGAATAATAATTGCACTAGCTTTTGCATCTGTTCCACTTTATGTTCTTAATGGTGCGCTCTATGCTCGAAGAATTCACCACGATCACCATGAAATTATGACTTCAGCGCCATTGACACCAGCGGGGAGAGAAATTGTAAAATCACGAAAAAAGGAACTCAAAATTGCAGCTGAAATCTTATCAACCATAACTCCAAAATTAGAATCAAGTGTAGCTCCATCGACTTCGACTACTACTACTTCCTCCACAACAATCCCAACTACAATAATTAGCGAAAGAGCAACCACACCACCTTGGACTATGCCTGCTTTAAGATCTTGGAAATTTTCTACCTCTTCTACAACTATACAACCGATACCAACAGAAGATAATGAAGAAATTCCTTTAGTAGGAACCCCATCTGGTAGTGTGCGCTTATTAGACAATTACATGTCAATGTCAATGAAGCCTTGggaaaaagatataattataaaacctacCATAACACCTGAACCAATCACTATCCGGAATGTTTTTAGATATTATTCCCGTACATTCAAGCCGTCGGAGGAACCAGTTACTATAAACTCAAAGTTATTTGATGACGTATTAATTACTACAAAATCTACGACCACCCAAACTCCTATGACTACTGAGTTAGTTAAAACAACTGAAAAGTCAATCATGAAAGATTTGAAAGATACACTATTATCAGTAGATGACGATGAAGAATTTAAAGAATCTTTGGAAGAAGACGAAGTTTTTTCCCTACCGCCTTTAAAGCCGGACTCCGTGGCGCCAGGAACAGATTCAGACGAAGTAACAGTTGCGAAAGCGACTGACAACGGCTGGTACGGTGCGAAGTGGCCATTCGTCGATACGTCATCTTACTTCCAATGGACG GGATACTCTCCTGGAGATAATCTGCTTCTACCGCTACTGGTTGCGGCGTTATCCTCAATCGTTTTAGTGCTGCTCCTGGCGTTCGCTGTGAGACGCCGCAAGAGGACTACAACGGCATCAGCTCAAATTGGT TTAACCGCCGACCTACAAGCGGATGACAACACTAACCTATTGACCGCAGAGAATCCAGAAGAGATCGAAGAGTGA